From Peptoanaerobacter stomatis, one genomic window encodes:
- a CDS encoding ribonucleotide-diphosphate reductase subunit beta, with the protein MEELKRKALFNENGDIELGKRRMINGNTTNLNDFNNMKYTWVSDWYRQAMNNFWIPEEINLSQDIKDYKNLSVEEKTAYDKILSFLVFLDSLQTANLPNIGEYITANEVNLCLTIQAYQEAIHSQSYGYILDTICSPEERTKILYQWKDDPLLLARNKFIGDQYNDFYNNRTKYNLVKTAIANYILEGIYFYSGFMFFYSLGRIGKMPGTMQEIRYINRDENTHLWLFRSIILELKKEEPEIFTKENIDYFREMIKQGAEEEIKWARYAIGDSIKGLTMNMVEDYIKYIGNLRCKGLGFEPIYEGYEEEIESMKWVKEYSDPNSIKTDFFEAKVSAYAKSTVIEDDL; encoded by the coding sequence ATGGAAGAATTGAAGAGAAAAGCTCTTTTTAATGAAAATGGAGATATAGAGCTTGGAAAAAGAAGAATGATTAACGGAAATACAACAAATCTCAATGATTTTAACAATATGAAATACACTTGGGTAAGTGATTGGTACAGACAAGCGATGAATAATTTTTGGATACCGGAAGAAATCAACTTATCACAAGATATTAAAGACTATAAAAACCTTTCAGTAGAGGAAAAGACTGCATACGATAAAATACTATCTTTCTTGGTGTTTTTGGATTCGTTGCAGACAGCTAATCTTCCTAATATAGGAGAGTATATAACAGCAAACGAAGTAAATTTATGCTTGACTATACAGGCATATCAAGAGGCTATACACTCACAGAGTTACGGATATATATTAGATACAATATGTTCGCCTGAAGAAAGAACAAAGATATTATATCAATGGAAAGATGATCCTCTTTTGCTTGCAAGAAATAAATTCATAGGAGATCAATATAATGATTTTTACAACAACAGAACAAAATATAATTTGGTAAAAACAGCAATAGCTAATTATATTTTGGAAGGGATTTATTTTTATTCAGGATTTATGTTTTTCTATTCATTGGGTAGAATAGGGAAAATGCCTGGTACAATGCAAGAAATAAGATATATAAACAGAGATGAAAACACACATTTATGGTTATTTCGATCAATAATTTTAGAGCTTAAAAAAGAAGAACCAGAGATATTTACCAAAGAAAATATAGACTATTTCAGAGAAATGATAAAACAAGGTGCTGAGGAAGAAATAAAGTGGGCGAGATATGCGATAGGTGATTCAATAAAAGGACTTACTATGAATATGGTGGAAGACTATATAAAATATATAGGCAATTTGAGATGTAAAGGTCTCGGATTTGAACCTATATATGAAGGATATGAAGAAGAAATAGAATCTATGAAATGGGTAAAAGAATATTCAGATCCTAATTCCATAAAGACAGATTTTTTTGAAGCAAAAGTATCAGCATACGCAAAATCAACAGTGATAGAGGATGATTTATAA